From one Amycolatopsis sp. FDAARGOS 1241 genomic stretch:
- the nusG gene encoding transcription termination/antitermination protein NusG, whose protein sequence is MTSDNGTEAGRDLTELSDEQVQEVLGDEDSAHLEPVEVPDAGEEVDAAAEDDGETGSDETEAGEEAAPVESGIAEAEPAAESDDPVAALRAELMAAPGEWYVVHSYAGYENKVKTNLETRTQTLDVEDYIFQIEVPTEEVTEIKNGQRKQVQRKVLPGYILVRMDLNDASWSAVRNTPGVTGFVGATSRPSPLTVDEVLKFLAPQVEKEAPAKAGKGEAAAASAPSGAAAVEVDFEVGESVTVMDGPFATLPATISEVNVDGQKLKVLVSIFGRETPVELSFNQVSKI, encoded by the coding sequence GTGACCTCCGACAACGGCACAGAAGCCGGTCGCGACCTGACCGAGCTTTCCGACGAGCAGGTGCAGGAGGTACTCGGCGACGAGGACTCCGCTCACCTCGAGCCCGTCGAGGTGCCCGACGCCGGCGAAGAGGTCGACGCAGCCGCCGAAGACGACGGTGAGACGGGCAGCGACGAGACCGAAGCGGGCGAGGAAGCCGCGCCCGTCGAGTCCGGGATCGCCGAGGCCGAACCCGCCGCCGAGTCCGACGACCCCGTCGCTGCGCTGCGCGCCGAGCTGATGGCCGCGCCGGGCGAGTGGTACGTCGTGCACTCCTACGCCGGGTACGAGAACAAGGTCAAGACCAACCTGGAGACCCGCACCCAGACGCTGGACGTCGAGGACTACATCTTCCAGATCGAGGTACCGACCGAAGAGGTCACCGAGATCAAGAACGGCCAGCGCAAGCAGGTGCAGCGCAAGGTGCTGCCCGGCTACATCCTGGTGCGGATGGACCTGAACGACGCGTCGTGGAGCGCGGTGCGCAACACGCCGGGTGTCACCGGGTTCGTCGGCGCGACCTCGCGCCCGTCGCCGCTCACCGTGGACGAGGTGCTGAAGTTCCTCGCGCCGCAGGTCGAGAAGGAAGCCCCGGCGAAGGCCGGCAAGGGCGAGGCCGCCGCGGCGTCGGCGCCGTCGGGTGCCGCCGCGGTCGAGGTCGACTTCGAGGTCGGCGAGTCGGTCACCGTCATGGACGGCCCGTTCGCCACGCTGCCCGCGACGATCTCCGAGGTCAACGTCGACGGGCAGAAGCTGAAGGTCCTGGTGTCGATCTTCGGCCGGGAGACCCCGGTCGAGCTCTCGTTCAACCAGGTCTCCAAGATCTGA